Sequence from the Polypterus senegalus isolate Bchr_013 chromosome 3, ASM1683550v1, whole genome shotgun sequence genome:
ccaccacaaagaaaccggaaaaagaaacagaaaagagagtaggggtcagtaccgattttagagccaccatgaatagttattttgaagagattgaacatatagagtatcaggattaagttaaattaagattaaaatgaagttataaaaaggccatgttaaagtaatgtgtttttagcagtgttttaaagtgctctactgtatcagcctggcgaattcctattggcaggctattccagattttaggtgcatagcagcagaaggctgcctcaccacttcttttaagttttgttcttggaattctaaggagacactcatttgaggatctgaggttatgatttggaatataaggtgtcagacattccgatatataagatggggcgagattatttaaggctttataaaccataagcagaattttaaagtcaattctgaatgacacaggtaaccagtgtagtgacgctaagactggtgtgatgtgttatgattttcttttcctagttaggattctagcagctgcattctgcactagttgcaaacgatttatatcttttttgggtagtccagagaggagtgcattacagtaatctagtcgactgaaaacaaacgcgtgaactaatttctcagcatctttcagtgatataagaggtctaactttacttctgtttcttaagtgaaaaaatgctgtcctaatgatctgattaatatgtgattacagtcaacaatcacccctaagctttttacctccgtcttgacttttaatcctaatgtatccagtttatttctaatagcctcattgtatccattattgctgatcactaaaatttcagttttctctttatttaacttgagaaaattactattcatccattctgagatactagtcagacattctgttagtgaatcaaagtGTAGGTGTATGgaagaaaacataacattctaaTTTGTAGAACAGCAGAAACTGATGGGATTTTTTAGCCTGTATCTCATCAAGAAATGAGTGCATATCCTTCATGCAGTCAAAAGTAAATAACGAGGAGGACATGACTACTTCAGTATCTTAATTGCCTTCCCTTTGGTCTAATTTTACAGTTGTGTGTGTTACTTCATCTTTGCCCATATTCAAAAATCTTGGCCTGAGTACTGTCCCAACAGGTTTGTTAGCATCCTGCCAGTGACAAGCAGTCAGGATAGTTTTGATAATAATTacttttttgtgaaaaagaaaaaaatactgagtGTGAAGTATTATATTAGGAATATCAACATATTAACTCCACTTTTACTCAAAGAACAGTCAAATTGGCTTATGAAATAAACACACCATTATGGCCAAAACATGTCATAAGAATGCTTAGCTCTAttgatttttcttgctttttgtctCTACTCCCTGTATTCATGAGGtagagttaaaaataaataaaaaagaaaaaaaaaaaaactccagtgtaAAATCATATCAGTTCACCTTCAAGGGAATGTCATGTCTAGTTAGAAACTattcagaaagtgcacaaataattaaaaatgactaaGTACTCTGAAGTGGAAAAAAGTCAGCATAAATCTTTATTTActgatactgtatattactgtaagacccatttcaattcaatttgTACGTCTACAGGAATTGTACTGAAGTGAGTACCTGAAAGACAAAGTCCAATTACCAACAACATAGTCGCTTGTGAAAGCTGAATTCATCATttcaaatctgtaatttaattatTCCCAATTTAGTAAGCATGcgttaaaaactgctaaaacattCATCTAAACATATTGAAACGGAATGCTAAATGTAAAAAGTTCTACATAATTTAAAGGGTTTACCTGAAGCAAATGATCACTACATTCTAAAGCACTCAGACCTCCATTTTTAAGACCAATATTCTCTGCCCCCATAATGCCACTGACACAACGCAGGGCTGTAGAAAGGCACCAGCCCATGAATGCCTCACTGAAAATCTGGTTTGTGATCTGTTGGTTAAAGtctttttgtgaagttctaaTATAAAATTAGTGTCAGAAAACTTTTAAACTGATAATTAGGAAGCACTACCAgttccttgagcatgggaaaggtgctatataaataaaatgttgttgttgtagtattaTGTGTGGAAATTGAAGATAGCTGTCTtggctggttaaaaaaaaaaaatagaaatactgtaAGTTGACAAATTCTGATAACTGTTCTTCCCTTTAAAAGGTGTGTtactttttaagctttttttatgCTGCCTTTCTGAAGTAAGATAAGACACCACCACCTTCTAATCTGCGGCATGTCTTCCaaaacaattataataaattctatgaataaaaaatagcatgctatttcttttaatcagaacaaactaataaaagagagagaaaataattttaatacacaGTCATGTATTAATCTAAATTTAATCAAAGCAAGCTTTTCAAAAGGTGAAAAAGTGCACAGTATACTGTTTTGTCATAAAAATCTTATGGTTGAGATCTAGCTGCATTCAATTGTATTAAAAGTGTCAATTGATCAAAGTTTACAAGTTATGAGATGTATTCTGGAAAGCTTCACATACCTCCATGAACCACCACTGTCCTTTTGTGGCTTTAAGTGGCTGATGATGATGCCTGCATAATCTGTTCTTTTTATAGCAAAATAGACAAGCATACTCCTGAGCACCATATACAACTGTAGTTATCTCTATGAACTTAAATATACTTGTGTCTCTGgtgaatataaaatacaaagttcttaaaactgacaaataggcacaaaaacaaacatttcactttatttcagttggaaaaaaaacttcaaaagcagtACTTTTTAAGAATGCTGGAGAAGTAAGCATGAAACATTGAATATTGTTTAAAGAGTTTAAACAAACTGTACTATCAGTGAAATAACTTTGCAAAATAATATGATTCTATCCTGGCTGTTCTTTTTCCCATTATTGTCTGATTCTGAATCTGATTTGAACTTTCTTAAACAGGAGGTAATTGAGTATTGCTTTAACACTTTTGTTTGTAGCAACTTGTTAATATTTTCCATTatgtactataaatatatatacagaactatGATAATCTAAAGTGACCTAAGTGTGTTCAAACCTTTGACTTGTAACATTATTATACTTGAAAAAATAGTATATCCACTAACCCTCCAACCCACCGGAGACAAGCCGAGAGCCCACtctgcgaaatgctctgtctgcctaatgaaaactctggagaagaataacatttgattttcaaaactgagttgctttccAATTGGCCCGTTTGAATTTGGGGCGTATCCGTCAGTGCCTCCTCTACTAGACAGGCACCGTGCTGCTCACAGTAGTGATGGGAACACCGGCTCTTTTCAAAGCTTTGGCTCTTTTGGATCGGCTCCCTTTAAAGAGCCGGCTCTTATGGCTCCTGAATGGCTCTTCGTTTAGTATCACTTGGATGCTTATATTTTaacctaattaagcaattatcaatggtttgtgtataagcaatttcttattcattgttttcagaaattatgcattttatgcattttttcattacaaaaaataaacagttactattgtttaacattttaataaaagctttaaattaaCATCTTAACacaaaaccacagcaaacaaattaCATAAAGGCCAAActcaacaacaacacaacactatgactttttgaataaaagtttttaggCCAGGTTGGCATTCAGAAATGCCAGATGCCTCAGCTTAGATGGGCTGATGCAATTTCTCCTCTCCGTGattatttgtcctgtttttgAGAAGACTCTTTCTGAAGGGACTGAAGTAGCGACGATGCAAAGTCTTCCTACCACTACCTTAACCTTAACCAGGGTCTTCAGCTTTTTGGATGAGGGGCTCCTCAAGATAGGCCCTCAACTCCAACATAGCATCAGCTGTGGGATTTCTCCTTGCAGTGTCTCCTGTTGCTCTTTCGTCAAAGAGCCTCCACACAGCAGAAGCTTGTGGTTCCTGTGAACACGCCcttgctccagtttcttcctcTTGCCCCTTTGATGGAGGAGCAGACAGGCTGCTGGGGTTGCatcttgctgctgctgcacttATTCTTTGAAATGCCTCATCCACAGCTCTGTTGTCATTAAATGTTACCTTTTTAAACCTGGTGTCCAGAGCAGTGGTTTCTGAAAGCACACTGTTGTACTCCATCCTCAGAAATTTTCTGTCCATGGATGAAGAAAGAGCAGTGGCCAGCTCCTTTACTTTTATCCATTGTTACACTCCGTTGATGGTGGGCTGTTACCCGCTGTAGACCCTTGCAGAGAATAAGCATTTTGGAGGCTGTGACATagctgaaaaagagaaaaaagaaaatgtgaaaataagatTTTGCAATGTGATACATTGCCTTTTTtacaattaataaatcatttgTCTGTAATACatagtattttgctatatactgtaatctTTAACTGTATAGtagtaaagtaaaaacaaaattgttcaaGGTACCTTTCTGCACTTATCTCCACAGTCACCTCCTCAAAGTGCTCCAGAATGATGCAGACCTCTTTCACTCTGTCCCATTCCTCTTGACTTAAAGTTTCAACAGGAGCATTGATTGCAGCCAGGGTGGAGATGATGGAATCTTTTGATTCGAGGATGCGTTTCAACGTATAAAATGTTGAGTTCCATCCTGTAGCACACTCTTGTTTGGGCCTTAGCTCTGGCATCCCCATCTGGCGTTGCATAGACTTCAGCTTCTCTGTGGCAATTGTGCTTTCATGGAAAAACTCTACAATAGCCTTTACCTTGTCCACAGTTTGTTTCACCACCTTCAGCGCATCTTGAACTATCAGGTTTATTGTGTGTGCAAGGCATGGGTTGTGAGTCCACTGCAAATTTTGTATGGCTTTTGTTATGTTTGCTGCATCATCAGTAACACAGCACACCACTTTGTCATTTACTTGCCATTCTTGAGCCACTCTTAGTAGCTCCTCTGCTAGGTTTTCTGTGTTATGTCTCTCAGCACACTCAAAACAGTCAAGAAGGCAGGATGTCATCTTAAAGTTTTCAGtaaagtgacaagtgacagacATGTATGAGCATGTTGTTCTGGATGTCCAGCAGTCAGTTGTAAGGCAAACTGCTGAAGCTTTTTTGACTCTGTCTTGCCATAATGGACGTTCCTTGTTATATAGGTGTGGTATAATTGTTTGGGACAAAGTTTTTCTGCTAGGGAGAACATACATGGGGTTTAAGGCATGTACAAAAGTTGTAAATCCTCTGTTCTCCACAATGGAAAATGGTTGAAAGTCGCTAGGTATCATTTTAGCCAGCTCCTCATCGACATTTGTTTGTCTGGCGTCATTTgttttttgaactgaagaccgtgttatacctgcagttttcggtaagagatagatactttattaatcccaaggggaaattcacataatccagcagcagtatactgatacaaagaaacaatattaaattgacagtggatgctgcagcagaagtacttggctcttttccagggtcagtggatggcagGAGAGCGGGCACGCTCCAATTGCACGGATGGGTGGGTGGTTCTTATACGTCTGTGCAGGTCtgttgttgaccctgctctaacggatattttcatattacaaattctgcacttagctttgcagtctccaatatccTCGTGTGTCGCAGCGACAGCTTTGTGTACCTGGCCTATaccaacactcgctgtcttcggagcgtctgcccctcttccttctttcacataatggtaCGATCCTAGTCCGATGTGTCGTTCGTGAacgagcgcacgtaaaaaaagattgcaagtacaagtgttgcattttgaggggaaatttattttgagcgtacaaaagctgaatttgagtgaacaaaattcattgctgcgtgcaaaaaatgtatttcagtgtttgcacttatccatatacacacacacaatagcacccctctcgctcagtttttttcatttgcgcttgctcacaatgtgttgcttgcgctcacaacattctctgctgcaagcgctcaactctctgtacaccgttataagtgtgccacaaaaccaaccaatcacagacttggtttcaaaaattctgattggctcttacggtctcaatcagctcgctagctgcatTCCAGAAACagtcgaaatgtagctaaatccagctaaaccctaattaaaccccaatttgcggataatatctttaattattttattttaaaattggggtttaattgagtttagctggatttagctacatttcgactgtttccggaatgcagaagcatagcgagctgattggagaccgtaagagccaatcagaatttttgaaaccaagtctgtgattggttggttttgtggcacacttataacggtgtacagagagttgagcgctggcagcagagaatgttgtgagcgcaagcaacacattgcgagcaagcgcaaaatgaaaaaactgagcgagaggggtgctagcCGGCATTATGAGCCAATGTTCTGTGTGCCCATATGAATAAAGTCCCGCCCATACCAAATGGATTTTCAGCAGAGCTGATCACTAGCGGCTGCAGCTTCGGCTCTGCTCGACGGACATCGGCTCCTCTCGTTGGCTTTAAAGCATCGGCTCTTAGAGCCGGCTCGTTCGCGAACGACACATCACTAGCTCACAGTTCACTTCGCtgcacgttttgaacctgttgaccgcattctttaattaaaatagcGTATACgtcccattcttcttttattttctggttagtaacaccaaaggctatgcataggtggcttattaaaaaacagacatcttcaacctctatccctccgcaagctgctggctccacaGTTGAGCCCAGCACCACTGCTACCAACACGGAGCACAGCACACCCacgtcgggaactgaaactccaaaagatacAGATAATCTTACACAAtcctccaaacctctgcctttaataatatatatatatagtccggTCTGCCTGatttaaatatggatagcccagcccaaagcattttaattaattatcccaagcgtgcattcggaaagacactcgagatgttttagtgcaagctggtatcagtctcgaccatggctagaatattctgttgtccgtgatgccagcttttgctttgcctgccgcaaatttagtgtttccaattcaggccgcgaggacatattcaccaaacatggCTACACtaattggggaaaaaagcacTAGAAAAAGACGGTGtcggcttccacaaacacgcgtctagtatcccgcacgtcagagccatgtctgcatggcaagagtatcggcgccgGGCAGAGAAGGGTGAAAGCATAtttcaactactgggtccaacccagatagaaatgaatagatattatgtgaaaagcattgggggggccgttcagttccttgca
This genomic interval carries:
- the LOC120526848 gene encoding zinc finger BED domain-containing protein 4-like, producing the protein MIPSDFQPFSIVENRGFTTFVHALNPMYVLPSRKTLSQTIIPHLYNKERPLWQDRVKKASAVCLTTDCWTSRTTCSYMSVTCHFTENFKMTSCLLDCFECAERHNTENLAEELLRVAQEWQVNDKVVCCVTDDAANITKAIQNLQWTHNPCLAHTINLIVQDALKVVKQTVDKVKAIVEFFHESTIATEKLKSMQRQMGMPELRPKQECATGWNSTFYTLKRILESKDSIISTLAAINAPVETLSQEEWDRVKEVCIILEHFEEVTVEISAESYVTASKMLILCKGLQRVTAHHQRSVTMDKSKGAGHCSFFIHGQKISEDGVQQCAFRNHCSGHQV